A genomic window from Salvia hispanica cultivar TCC Black 2014 chromosome 5, UniMelb_Shisp_WGS_1.0, whole genome shotgun sequence includes:
- the LOC125189757 gene encoding protein FAR1-RELATED SEQUENCE 5-like: protein MIRTTSISESENSFYKNFLKPRNNIAEFYLNFNQALEFQRDSRTKLDYQDANALPILATTLPFEKHASTMYTDSMFKKIQEEIVEGNDKCRVLGFSSEDLVDTYKLGDSLRNSYFVRHDKSDASYSCDCKLFGRQGYLCSHIFFLFRNNEVKKIPDQYCASRWMKTPLAKAVHGQFDDTLPTKSIVDEKQNVSKQGISLFYGFLRRFETDIDVLRAFVGGLEELGNSLQAGTPTTSASEKRRMIEQFYGMERPEVVEVHPPDVVKTKGHASSSASRLISKREKAIKDATRPLRRCKACDELGHHDSKNCPMLKQLEKEKEQHKGKRKC, encoded by the coding sequence ATGATTAGGACCACCTCGATATCTGAGTCGGAGAACAGCTTCTACAAAAACTTTTTGAAGCCACGCAACAATATTGCCGAATTCTACTTGAATTTCAACCAAGCTTTGGAATTTCAGCGGGATAGTAGAACAAAGTTGGACTACCAAGACGCTAATGCCTTGCCTATATTGGCCACTACCTTGCCGTTTGAGAAACATGCTTCAACGATGTACACAGATAGTATGTTCAAGAAAATACAAGAGGAAATTGTTGAGGGTAATGACAAATGCCGCGTGTTGGGGTTCTCCTCTGAAGACCTGGTCGACACCTACAAACTTGGGGACAGCCTTCGCAATTCTTACTTTGTTAGACATGATAAGAGTGACGCGTCATACTCTTGCGATTGCAAACTTTTCGGTAGGCAGGGATATCTGTGCAGTCATATCTTCTTTTTGTTCAGGAACAATGAAGTGAAAAAGATTCCGGATCAATACTGCGCAAGTAGATGGATGAAGACTCCGTTAGCCAAGGCTGTCCATGGTCAGTTTGATGACACTCTACCTACCAAGTCCATCGTTGATGAAAAGCAAAACGTTTCAAAGCAAGGGATCTCACTATTCTATGGTTTTCTTCGTCGATTTGAGACGGACATTGATGTGCTTCGTGCATTCGTAGGTGGACTGGAGGAACTTGGTAATTCACTTCAAGCTGGAACTCCTACAACATCCGCCTCTGAGAAGAGGCGAATGATTGAACAGTTTTATGGAATGGAAAGGCCGGAAGTCGTTGAGGTCCATCCTCCGGATGTTGTAAAGACAAAGGGCCACGCGAGCAGTTCCGCAAGCCGTCTGATTTCCAAGAGAGAAAAAGCTATCAAGGACGCTACTAGGCCCCTTAGACGGTGTAAGGCATGCGATGAGTTGGGCCATCACGACTCCAAAAATTGTCCAATGCTTAAACAGCTGGAAAAAGAGAAGGAGCAGCATAAGGGAAAGAGGAAATGTTGA
- the LOC125189758 gene encoding uncharacterized protein LOC125189758, which produces MWDRIEERYNEVKPRWAFKRTKVQLRKNRYGRASGESMDDVLNKSLSEYQRQFGQFKLYNVWLILKDKAKFNRGIPAGSSAAKRTKTTATGGYTSSGPSPVDLNAEPEGSSSTFRRPIGTKAAKAQAKGKTKAGASGSVVAPQLRLLHLLNHGQGDRGVRRLSRGG; this is translated from the exons ATGTGGGATCGCATTGAGGAACGATACAACGAGGTGAAACCGAGGTGGGCGTTCAAGCGGACCAAGGTTCAGCTGCGCAA GAACAGGTACGGAAGGGCTAGCGGTGAGAGCATGGATGATGTCCTCAACAAGTCGTTGTCCGAGTACCAACGGCAGTTCGGGCAGTTCAAGCTGTACAATGTTTGGCTGATCTTGAAGGACAAGGCGAAGTTCAACAGAGGGATACCGGCGGGATCCTCGGCTGCGAAGCGGACGAAGACCACCGCCACTGGCGGTTACACGAGCAGCGGCCCATCTCCTGTGGATCTGAACGCTGAGCCGGAAGGGAGTTCGTCTACTTTTAGACGTCCCATTGGTACCAAGGCTGCCAAAGCCCAGGCCAAAGGGAAGACGAAGGCGGGCGCGTCTGGATCGGTGGTCGCCCCGCAGCTGCGCCTCCTCCATCTGCTCAATCATGGACAGGGCGATCGAGGAGTTCGGAGGTTATCGCGAGGTGGTTGA